The following proteins come from a genomic window of Flavobacterium crocinum:
- a CDS encoding M12 family metallopeptidase — protein MDDNATICTFDQINANSNSTSKTTAAIITWPRWQTGQTIKIKFLDGNQIEHEKVKEVASEWLNYANLNFEYVSDGYADIRIGFERAGENGNRYGAWSDLGMKSAYGNTNHQSMRLGPLSSIDEASTRRTILHEFGHALGLFHETTNPAANIQWDLPKTYQYYSSQFTKYEVDNYIINKENTTDYSEYDPLSIMHYYIPASITKNKVAVYEQNILSEIDKQSINKWYPFPARSIINSGERIDFIPWTQTIKSPNEKYQLLFFHSGSLCIFDLSNNTFIWEAGDGRYYRSTCKLETNGNLVLEGARTSNLSASKVIIWTSNTSEFPGAKLYLQNDGDLQLIYNGVVKWSSKNGKM, from the coding sequence ATTGATGACAATGCTACTATATGCACTTTTGATCAAATTAATGCTAATTCTAATAGTACATCTAAAACAACTGCCGCAATTATCACTTGGCCTCGATGGCAAACTGGTCAAACTATTAAAATTAAATTTTTAGACGGTAATCAAATTGAGCATGAAAAAGTAAAAGAAGTTGCAAGTGAATGGCTAAATTACGCTAACTTAAATTTTGAATATGTTTCTGATGGATATGCAGACATTAGAATTGGTTTTGAGCGAGCAGGAGAAAATGGCAATAGATATGGCGCATGGTCAGACCTAGGAATGAAATCTGCTTATGGAAATACAAACCATCAATCTATGCGACTAGGGCCTCTTAGCTCTATTGATGAAGCCTCAACAAGAAGAACAATTTTACATGAATTTGGACATGCTTTAGGCCTATTCCATGAAACAACAAACCCAGCGGCAAATATTCAATGGGATTTACCAAAGACTTACCAATACTACAGTAGTCAATTTACTAAATATGAAGTAGATAACTACATAATCAACAAAGAAAACACCACCGATTACAGCGAGTATGACCCTTTGTCCATCATGCATTATTATATTCCTGCATCAATTACAAAAAATAAAGTTGCTGTTTATGAACAAAATATTTTATCAGAAATTGATAAACAATCTATAAACAAATGGTATCCTTTTCCCGCAAGATCAATTATAAATTCAGGAGAGAGGATAGATTTTATTCCTTGGACACAAACTATCAAGTCTCCCAATGAAAAATATCAGTTACTTTTTTTTCATTCTGGAAGTCTATGTATTTTTGATCTTTCAAACAATACTTTTATTTGGGAAGCTGGAGATGGTAGATATTATAGATCGACTTGCAAATTAGAAACAAATGGTAATCTAGTATTAGAAGGAGCAAGGACTAGTAATTTAAGCGCATCTAAAGTAATTATTTGGACTAGCAATACTTCTGAATTTCCGGGAGCAAAATTATATTTACAGAATGATGGAGATCTGCAATTAATATACAATGGAGTAGTAAAATGGTCTTCTAAAAATGGGAAAATGTAA
- a CDS encoding M12 family metallopeptidase — MLFFSCNHEENQISVDEMELCSFNFIDSKSNPNTKPDAAIITWPRWEIGQTIKIKFLDGDVTEQEKVKKIAAEWTKYANLNFEYVTAQEYADIRIGFNVGSYGAWSLLGMKSAYGNINAQSMRLGPLTSVNEASVRRTILHEFGHALGLIHENSSPVSTIKWDLPKVYKYYSDLNGWSKDEVDQYVIKSPESTNYSEYDSLSIMHYYVPASLTTNGVGVNEMSDLSMTDIVSINNWYPFPIRSVIESGERIDFIPWTKAIKSSNELFVLQFDSGMLSVKDLTYNRIIWQEGNPKYSIRSSCYLQSDGNLVIKGHSAGFNAPEQIIWMSDTAQYPGATLRLQDDGDLQLIYNEVVKWSSKNGKM; from the coding sequence ATGCTATTTTTTTCATGTAATCATGAAGAAAATCAAATATCTGTTGATGAAATGGAACTTTGCAGTTTTAATTTTATTGACTCGAAATCCAATCCTAATACTAAACCTGACGCGGCAATTATTACCTGGCCACGATGGGAAATTGGACAAACCATTAAAATTAAATTTTTAGACGGAGATGTCACTGAGCAGGAGAAAGTAAAAAAAATTGCAGCCGAATGGACAAAATACGCCAACCTAAATTTTGAATATGTTACTGCACAAGAATATGCCGATATTAGAATAGGATTTAATGTTGGTAGTTACGGAGCATGGTCTCTTTTAGGAATGAAATCGGCTTATGGCAACATCAATGCACAATCTATGCGATTAGGGCCATTAACCTCTGTTAATGAAGCTTCTGTTAGAAGAACTATTTTACATGAGTTTGGACATGCACTTGGTCTTATTCATGAAAATTCAAGTCCTGTCTCAACCATAAAATGGGATTTACCCAAAGTATACAAATACTACAGTGATTTAAACGGCTGGTCTAAAGATGAAGTCGATCAATATGTGATTAAAAGTCCTGAATCAACCAATTACAGCGAATATGATTCTCTCTCTATAATGCATTATTATGTTCCTGCATCTCTTACCACAAACGGAGTCGGTGTAAATGAAATGAGCGATTTATCAATGACAGATATTGTATCTATCAATAATTGGTATCCTTTTCCTATCAGATCTGTGATAGAATCCGGAGAAAGAATAGATTTTATTCCCTGGACAAAAGCTATTAAGTCTTCAAATGAATTATTTGTTTTACAATTTGATTCGGGAATGTTGTCTGTAAAAGATTTAACCTATAATAGAATAATCTGGCAGGAAGGAAATCCGAAATATAGCATTCGTTCTTCTTGCTACTTACAGTCTGATGGAAATTTAGTTATTAAAGGTCATTCTGCAGGTTTTAATGCTCCTGAACAAATAATCTGGATGTCTGATACAGCTCAATATCCCGGTGCTACATTACGCTTACAAGATGATGGAGATCTTCAGTTAATCTATAATGAAGTTGTTAAATGGTCCTCTAAAAATGGGAAAATGTAA
- a CDS encoding GSCFA domain-containing protein, whose amino-acid sequence MQFRTPIPISKSNSPIDYHSKILSVGSCFAENMAEKFDYFKFQNETNPFGIIFNPVSIAKLFGRVCKEEVFEEKDVFFHNERWNSFEVHSDLSNADRQELLETLNKAISETHKQLKEATHLIITFGTAWIYKILEKDEVVANCHKVPQKQFSKELLSVEIIQKSIQNTIDLIQTINPKINFIFTISPVRHIKDGFTENQLSKSHLFTALHSVLRTEHLKLITEYFPSYEIMMDELRDYRFYNEDMLHPNQIAIDYIWKLFSENYISQESTATMQEVDEIQKSLRHRSFNPESEQHQKFLAKLQQKINQLGEKLPHIKF is encoded by the coding sequence ATGCAATTCAGAACTCCAATTCCCATTTCAAAAAGTAATTCGCCAATCGATTATCATTCGAAAATACTTTCTGTTGGTTCCTGTTTTGCAGAAAACATGGCGGAGAAATTTGATTATTTTAAATTCCAAAACGAAACCAATCCGTTTGGGATTATTTTTAATCCGGTTTCAATAGCCAAATTATTTGGAAGAGTTTGTAAAGAAGAAGTATTTGAAGAAAAAGACGTTTTCTTTCACAACGAACGCTGGAATTCTTTTGAAGTACATTCTGATCTAAGCAATGCTGACCGACAAGAATTGCTGGAGACACTTAATAAAGCGATTTCAGAAACACACAAACAACTTAAAGAAGCAACGCATCTCATTATTACTTTTGGAACTGCCTGGATTTATAAAATTCTGGAGAAAGACGAAGTAGTGGCTAATTGCCATAAAGTACCGCAGAAACAATTTTCAAAAGAATTGTTATCAGTAGAAATAATCCAAAAAAGCATTCAAAATACAATTGATTTAATTCAGACAATAAATCCGAAAATCAATTTTATTTTTACGATTTCACCTGTAAGACATATTAAAGACGGTTTTACAGAAAATCAATTAAGTAAATCACATTTGTTTACAGCTCTGCATTCGGTTCTCAGAACTGAACACTTAAAACTGATCACTGAATACTTTCCCTCCTACGAGATCATGATGGATGAACTTCGCGATTATCGTTTTTACAACGAAGATATGTTACATCCCAACCAAATTGCAATTGATTATATCTGGAAACTTTTCAGTGAAAATTATATTTCACAGGAAAGTACAGCAACAATGCAGGAAGTAGATGAAATTCAAAAAAGTCTGCGTCACAGAAGTTTCAATCCGGAATCAGAACAACATCAAAAATTTTTAGCAAAACTTCAGCAGAAAATAAATCAGCTGGGAGAAAAATTACCGCATATTAAATTCTAA
- a CDS encoding translocation/assembly module TamB domain-containing protein: MNKKPAYFLKKTLRILMWCVVSVIALLLLLIILIQVPSVQNFVKNKAITYLQGKIKTKVSLDYISIKFPKDVVLEGFYFEDQKKDTLLAGKRLEVDVDLFKLVSSELEINSVSLENVKANISRNKDGVFNFDYIIKAFESKEPKVEDPNAKPFKISVVKVNLDQVKFNFKDDFAKNDIRVNLTHFDTKFKKFDLDQMDFNIPTINLNGLKVVLDQDVVEKIAEVSVKTVDTISKRPDFKLALDKIALSKIDILYDNKDSKLNSGISLGNLKLIVNEIDLNKQFLDFNTFEVKNLKGNLRLGAKDKQIQAPDLDTTAIKQAGWKAKLNKVDIQNVAFKFDDMQSKPVAKGLDYSHLDLSKFNFEAEKLYYGNDTISGNINKLTVNEKSGLQIQSLKTNFFYGPKNASLENLYLKTPQTLVQDKIKAEYKSLDALQKALGNLAIDANLKECKIGFKDILLFVPTLQNTNPFKSNPNAILSVDSRVSGKVKDLNISKFEMSGIGTTKVSLSGKITGLPDAEKAYYDLDIKKISSTAKDINMFVPAGTIPKNIQLPSQLSLQGKFKGSVQNFKTNLALNSSFGNAKVDALFDQRVKKREKYDATVSLNEFDLGRLIKNDSIGKITLNAKVKGNGLDPKTANAAIDGIVQKAVFNRYTYKDLTLKGNIENGSFAVKSGMEDPNLNFNLTASGDTKDKYPTVKLKLNLDIADLEKLNLHAGPMKLRGNVDADIANSNPDFLNGKVFLSNIQILQDKEPIVLDSIRVFAFADKDSNSIKISSQFLKAEVIGKYKLTTLANSVQKSLSKYINLQNPKVNAESDEQRLAFTLKVDNDPVLLKLLPKLTSLEPFSINGKYNSQADSLEVKGTIPRIVYGGNTISDGKINIETKENALEYLVSVATIESGSLKIPFTSLLGKVENNELTYALEVKDAKEKQQYFIAGNLNHEDSKNIFKIDADSFVLNYDKWTVDPENAIEFGDNRLYINKFFLSNSGNELKIQSQGTQNNAPLQVDFVNFKIETIMNMVKKDELLMQGLINGNALVENVMTKPTFTSDLKIDDFTFKGEKVGDLEIKVNNKTEDTLAANVVLSNEGNDVKLTGEYKIAEGTFDLDMAINKLYIKSIQGFSMGNITEGNGFLFGNFKVTGNTSAPKVNGELNFNDAGFRVTQLNSYFKTGQEKITFNEGVISFDKFSLLDENDNELFVNGTVQSADFTKYNFNLLVEANDFRAIHSKAADNDLFYGDLFLDTKLNIKGSLESPVVDGTLKINKETKFTVVMPQSDPSIADREGIVEFVDEDNMYLKQTVEMQTKLDQSELKGMNVNVAITIDKEAELTLLIDKSNGDYLNLKGEAELVGGIDQSGKTTLTGKYEFSDGAYQMNFNGIKRKFDIQEGSYITWNGEPTMANVSITAIYKVDAAPIDLLGNQIPTDNTAERNTYKQKLPFQTLLKMNGELMKPEISFGIVLPDGNYNVSTDVVTLTQTKLKQLEQDPAELNKQVFALLLLNRFVGENPFQSESGGVNAESFARQSVSKILSQQLNNLAGELITGFEVNFDLESSEDYTSGTMQNRTDLNVEVSKKLLDDRLKVTVGSSFGVEGAERANEESTNIAGDVALDYQLTKDGRYIVRAYRKNQYQVAVEGQVVETGVAFIITMSYNKFRELFHRTEKEKELIREEKLRKEKEKQKKKEEKEK; this comes from the coding sequence ATGAATAAGAAACCCGCTTATTTTCTTAAAAAAACACTTCGTATCCTCATGTGGTGCGTGGTTTCTGTAATTGCACTTTTATTACTTCTTATCATTTTAATTCAGGTTCCGTCGGTTCAGAATTTCGTTAAAAATAAAGCGATCACCTACCTTCAGGGTAAAATAAAAACCAAAGTTTCCTTAGATTATATTTCGATAAAATTTCCAAAAGATGTAGTTCTGGAAGGTTTTTATTTTGAAGATCAAAAAAAAGATACTTTGCTGGCCGGTAAACGATTAGAGGTTGATGTTGATCTTTTTAAACTCGTTAGCAGTGAACTTGAAATCAATTCGGTTTCACTTGAAAATGTGAAAGCCAATATTTCCCGAAATAAAGACGGTGTTTTTAATTTCGATTACATCATAAAAGCATTCGAATCCAAAGAACCAAAAGTAGAGGATCCAAATGCAAAACCTTTCAAAATCTCGGTTGTCAAAGTAAACCTCGATCAGGTTAAATTTAACTTTAAGGATGATTTCGCTAAAAATGATATTCGGGTAAACCTGACGCATTTTGATACCAAATTCAAGAAGTTTGATCTGGATCAGATGGATTTTAATATTCCGACAATCAATTTAAATGGCTTAAAAGTAGTTTTAGATCAGGATGTAGTCGAGAAAATTGCTGAAGTTTCAGTAAAAACAGTTGATACGATTTCGAAACGTCCTGATTTTAAATTGGCGTTAGACAAAATAGCTTTGTCTAAAATCGATATTTTATATGATAATAAAGATTCGAAACTAAATTCGGGTATTAGCTTAGGAAATTTAAAATTAATAGTAAATGAGATTGATCTTAATAAACAGTTTTTGGATTTTAATACTTTTGAAGTTAAAAATCTTAAAGGAAATTTACGTCTTGGTGCAAAAGATAAGCAGATTCAAGCCCCTGACCTGGATACAACAGCCATAAAACAAGCGGGCTGGAAAGCAAAATTAAATAAGGTTGATATCCAGAATGTCGCCTTCAAATTTGATGATATGCAGTCAAAACCTGTCGCAAAAGGTTTAGATTACAGTCATTTGGATTTGAGTAAATTCAACTTCGAAGCAGAGAAATTGTATTATGGAAATGATACCATTTCGGGAAATATAAACAAACTTACAGTCAACGAAAAAAGCGGTTTGCAAATCCAGTCTTTAAAAACTAATTTTTTCTACGGACCAAAAAATGCATCCTTAGAGAATCTGTATTTAAAAACTCCGCAAACACTTGTTCAGGATAAAATTAAAGCTGAATACAAATCGCTTGATGCACTGCAGAAAGCTTTAGGAAATCTGGCTATTGATGCCAATCTGAAAGAATGCAAAATTGGTTTCAAAGACATTTTATTGTTTGTTCCAACGCTTCAAAACACCAATCCGTTTAAGAGCAATCCAAACGCAATTTTGTCTGTGGATAGCCGTGTAAGCGGAAAAGTAAAAGATCTGAATATTTCCAAATTTGAAATGAGCGGAATTGGAACGACAAAAGTTTCCTTGTCGGGGAAAATTACCGGATTGCCCGATGCTGAGAAAGCGTATTACGATCTGGATATTAAAAAGATTTCGAGCACAGCAAAAGATATTAATATGTTCGTGCCGGCAGGAACAATTCCAAAAAACATTCAGCTTCCTTCGCAGTTGAGTTTACAGGGAAAATTCAAAGGTTCAGTTCAAAACTTCAAAACCAATTTAGCTTTAAATAGCAGTTTTGGAAATGCAAAAGTGGATGCTTTATTTGATCAGCGTGTTAAAAAAAGAGAAAAATACGATGCGACGGTTTCCTTAAATGAGTTTGATCTTGGACGATTAATCAAAAATGATTCGATTGGAAAAATAACGCTTAATGCGAAAGTTAAAGGAAACGGTTTAGATCCTAAAACGGCAAATGCAGCTATTGACGGAATTGTTCAGAAAGCAGTTTTCAACAGATATACGTATAAAGATTTAACGCTGAAAGGAAATATCGAAAACGGTTCTTTTGCAGTGAAATCAGGAATGGAAGATCCAAATCTGAATTTTAATTTAACAGCTTCAGGCGATACAAAAGACAAATATCCAACTGTAAAACTGAAATTAAATCTCGATATAGCCGATTTAGAAAAACTAAATCTGCATGCCGGTCCAATGAAACTCCGTGGAAATGTAGATGCTGATATCGCCAACAGTAATCCGGATTTTCTGAACGGAAAAGTGTTCTTATCCAATATTCAGATTTTACAGGACAAAGAGCCAATTGTTTTAGATTCTATCCGTGTTTTTGCGTTTGCAGACAAAGACAGCAATTCGATTAAAATTTCGTCTCAGTTTCTAAAAGCAGAAGTAATCGGAAAATACAAATTGACGACTTTGGCCAATTCGGTTCAAAAATCATTATCTAAATATATTAATCTTCAAAATCCTAAAGTCAACGCCGAATCAGATGAACAAAGACTAGCCTTTACTTTGAAAGTGGACAATGATCCTGTGCTTTTGAAATTATTGCCAAAATTAACGAGTTTAGAACCTTTTAGCATAAACGGAAAATACAACAGCCAAGCCGATTCATTAGAAGTAAAAGGAACAATTCCGCGTATTGTTTATGGAGGAAATACTATTTCTGACGGAAAAATAAATATCGAGACCAAAGAAAATGCGCTGGAATATTTGGTTTCTGTGGCGACTATAGAAAGCGGTTCGCTTAAAATTCCGTTTACGAGTTTATTAGGAAAAGTAGAAAATAATGAATTAACGTATGCTTTGGAAGTGAAAGATGCCAAAGAAAAACAGCAGTATTTTATTGCCGGAAACCTGAATCATGAAGACTCCAAAAACATCTTTAAAATCGATGCAGACAGTTTTGTTTTAAATTATGATAAATGGACTGTCGATCCGGAAAACGCAATCGAATTTGGAGATAACCGACTTTATATCAATAAATTTTTCCTTAGCAATTCCGGAAACGAATTAAAAATCCAATCGCAGGGAACTCAAAATAATGCACCGCTTCAGGTTGATTTTGTGAATTTCAAAATCGAAACCATTATGAACATGGTTAAAAAAGACGAACTGTTAATGCAGGGATTAATTAACGGAAATGCTTTGGTCGAAAATGTAATGACCAAACCCACTTTTACATCCGATTTAAAAATAGACGATTTTACTTTTAAAGGAGAAAAAGTTGGTGATTTAGAAATAAAAGTAAATAATAAAACCGAAGATACACTTGCCGCAAATGTAGTTTTAAGCAATGAAGGAAATGATGTAAAACTCACTGGAGAATATAAAATTGCGGAAGGGACTTTTGATTTAGATATGGCGATTAATAAGCTGTACATCAAAAGTATTCAAGGGTTCAGTATGGGGAATATTACAGAAGGAAACGGTTTTCTGTTTGGAAATTTCAAGGTGACAGGAAATACTTCTGCACCAAAAGTGAATGGAGAATTGAATTTTAATGATGCCGGTTTCAGAGTAACACAATTGAATTCGTATTTTAAAACGGGACAAGAAAAAATCACTTTCAATGAAGGAGTAATTTCGTTTGATAAGTTTTCTCTTTTAGATGAAAATGACAATGAATTGTTTGTCAATGGAACCGTTCAGTCAGCTGATTTTACAAAGTACAATTTTAACCTTTTGGTTGAAGCCAATGATTTTAGAGCGATTCATTCTAAAGCCGCCGACAATGATTTGTTCTACGGCGATTTATTTTTGGATACGAAACTGAATATCAAAGGAAGTTTAGAAAGTCCGGTTGTGGATGGAACCTTAAAAATAAATAAAGAAACCAAGTTTACGGTTGTAATGCCACAGTCAGATCCGTCAATTGCAGATCGTGAAGGAATCGTGGAGTTTGTTGATGAAGATAATATGTATCTGAAACAAACGGTTGAAATGCAGACTAAATTGGATCAGTCGGAACTAAAAGGAATGAACGTGAATGTTGCTATTACGATTGACAAAGAAGCCGAATTGACTTTGCTGATTGATAAATCAAACGGTGATTATCTGAACCTGAAAGGAGAAGCGGAATTGGTCGGTGGAATTGATCAGTCCGGAAAAACAACATTGACTGGAAAATATGAGTTCTCGGATGGAGCTTATCAAATGAATTTTAACGGAATCAAAAGAAAATTTGATATTCAGGAAGGAAGTTATATTACCTGGAATGGTGAACCAACTATGGCAAATGTAAGCATTACGGCTATTTATAAGGTTGATGCTGCTCCGATTGATCTATTAGGTAACCAAATTCCAACTGATAATACAGCAGAAAGAAATACATACAAACAAAAACTTCCGTTTCAGACTTTATTGAAAATGAACGGAGAACTGATGAAACCTGAAATTTCATTTGGAATTGTATTGCCAGATGGAAATTATAATGTTTCTACAGATGTAGTTACATTAACACAAACCAAACTGAAACAATTAGAACAAGATCCTGCCGAATTGAACAAACAGGTTTTTGCGCTTTTATTATTAAACCGATTTGTGGGAGAAAACCCTTTTCAAAGTGAAAGCGGTGGCGTTAATGCAGAATCTTTCGCAAGACAAAGTGTGAGTAAGATTCTTTCACAGCAATTGAATAATCTGGCAGGTGAATTAATTACAGGATTTGAAGTCAATTTTGATTTAGAATCGTCTGAAGATTATACTTCTGGAACTATGCAAAACAGAACCGATCTGAATGTAGAAGTTTCTAAAAAACTGTTGGATGACAGATTGAAAGTAACTGTTGGAAGCAGTTTTGGAGTAGAAGGTGCAGAGCGCGCCAATGAGGAAAGCACCAATATTGCCGGTGATGTAGCGTTAGATTATCAGCTTACAAAAGACGGCAGATATATTGTTCGTGCCTACAGAAAAAATCAATATCAGGTCGCAGTAGAAGGACAGGTGGTAGAAACAGGTGTTGCTTTTATTATTACGATGAGTTACAATAAATTCAGAGAGCTTTTCCATCGAACTGAAAAAGAAAAAGAATTAATTCGAGAAGAAAAACTTCGAAAAGAAAAAGAAAAACAGAAAAAAAAGGAAGAGAAAGAGAAGTAA
- the tamL gene encoding translocation and assembly module lipoprotein TamL encodes MNKKHNHIRNHITKYFVLISLFFVFGCSNTKYLPEGDLLYTGGSVKVKDSIMKKKDRKALQTELEGLLRPKPNKTFLGLRPKLWFYNIAGEPKKQKGFRYWLRTKVGEEPVLFSKVDLDYNASVLRNFTENRGYFKTRVSADSTVNNKRVTAEYTVVPKKQYIIKSVTFPDDSLKMSKIIARSSRRSLLKVGKPYDLDAIKAERERIDARLKEKGYYYFSPDYLLAKVDSSKGDHEVKIRLVIKDETPAKALRAYTINNIFVYPNYSLANDSMVYRKKNITQYKDFTIIDTAETFKPRVYDRTIYFKKGDLYNRTDHNLTLNRFVNLGTFSFVKNEFKPSDSIDNALDSYYYLTLLPKKFIRVEVLGKTNSASYTGTELNLNWNNRNFLRGAELFTASIFGGADFQLGGVNKGKNIYKLGGEVSLTWPRFITPFNIEGNSEYVPRTKATIRYEYQKRTQLYALNSFNTSFGYLWKENIRKEHQLNVIDVTYVSPNHVTAEYLEDIQQDPALGKVIEKQLIFGPTYNYTYTNTMQKRRKNTIYFNGELDLAGNITGLVTGADYPDKVKTIFDVPFSQYVKIRTDFRHYLKLGKESELASRLIVGAGFAYGNSNTMPASKQFVVGGTNSIRAFRARTLGPGSYVIPETTTNINYTPDQSADLKLEFNTEYRAKLFSIVRGAVFLDAGNIWLLHADPNKPGAEISKDFMKEIAVGAGAGLRFDLSFLILRTDLAIPLRNPALPDGQRWVIDDINFGSSSWRKDNLILNIAIGYPF; translated from the coding sequence ATGAACAAAAAACATAATCATATAAGAAATCATATTACAAAGTATTTTGTACTGATATCCCTTTTTTTTGTTTTTGGATGCAGTAATACAAAATATCTTCCTGAAGGCGATTTGCTCTACACGGGCGGTTCGGTAAAAGTAAAAGATTCTATCATGAAAAAGAAAGATAGAAAAGCATTACAAACCGAGCTGGAAGGTCTTCTTCGTCCAAAACCAAATAAAACGTTTTTAGGTTTACGTCCAAAATTATGGTTTTATAATATTGCCGGAGAGCCCAAAAAACAAAAAGGATTTAGATATTGGCTTCGAACTAAAGTGGGAGAAGAGCCGGTGCTTTTTAGCAAAGTCGATTTAGATTATAATGCTTCGGTTTTACGAAACTTTACAGAAAACAGAGGTTATTTTAAAACTCGTGTCAGTGCCGATTCTACTGTAAATAATAAAAGAGTAACAGCAGAATATACCGTTGTTCCCAAAAAACAATACATCATTAAAAGCGTGACTTTTCCGGATGATTCTTTAAAAATGTCAAAAATAATCGCCAGATCAAGCAGACGCAGTTTGTTGAAAGTTGGAAAACCTTACGATTTGGATGCTATAAAAGCAGAAAGAGAACGTATCGATGCCAGATTGAAAGAAAAAGGGTATTACTATTTCAGTCCGGATTATCTTTTGGCAAAAGTAGACAGTAGTAAAGGCGATCATGAAGTAAAAATTAGATTGGTTATTAAAGACGAAACTCCAGCAAAAGCCTTAAGAGCTTATACCATAAATAACATTTTTGTTTATCCGAATTATTCTCTGGCGAACGATAGCATGGTTTACAGAAAAAAGAATATAACACAGTATAAAGATTTTACGATTATTGATACGGCAGAAACTTTTAAACCGCGAGTTTACGATAGAACAATTTATTTCAAAAAAGGCGATTTATATAATAGAACTGATCATAATTTGACTTTGAATCGTTTTGTAAACCTAGGAACGTTCAGTTTTGTTAAAAATGAATTCAAGCCTTCTGACAGTATCGACAATGCTTTGGATTCTTATTATTACCTAACACTTTTACCTAAAAAATTTATTCGTGTTGAGGTTTTGGGTAAAACCAACTCGGCAAGTTATACAGGTACGGAATTAAATTTGAATTGGAATAATAGAAACTTCCTTCGCGGAGCAGAATTGTTTACAGCCTCGATTTTTGGAGGTGCCGATTTTCAGTTGGGTGGAGTTAATAAGGGAAAGAATATTTATAAACTTGGAGGGGAAGTCAGTTTGACCTGGCCAAGATTTATTACGCCTTTTAATATCGAAGGAAACAGCGAATATGTACCAAGAACCAAAGCAACGATTCGTTATGAATATCAAAAACGAACGCAGTTGTATGCGCTGAATTCTTTTAATACTTCCTTTGGTTATTTGTGGAAAGAAAATATCCGAAAAGAACACCAGCTGAATGTAATTGATGTGACGTATGTGAGTCCAAATCATGTTACAGCCGAATATCTAGAAGATATTCAACAAGATCCTGCATTAGGAAAAGTAATTGAAAAACAATTAATTTTTGGTCCTACTTACAATTATACGTACACCAATACGATGCAAAAACGCCGAAAAAATACCATCTATTTTAATGGTGAATTAGATTTGGCGGGTAATATTACAGGTTTGGTAACTGGTGCCGATTATCCGGATAAAGTAAAAACAATATTCGATGTTCCATTTAGTCAATACGTAAAAATCAGAACCGATTTCAGACATTATTTAAAACTAGGAAAAGAAAGTGAACTTGCCAGCCGATTAATTGTAGGAGCAGGATTTGCCTACGGAAATTCGAATACAATGCCGGCTTCTAAACAGTTTGTAGTAGGAGGAACCAACAGTATTCGAGCTTTTAGAGCCAGAACGTTAGGTCCGGGAAGTTATGTGATTCCAGAAACCACAACCAACATTAATTATACACCAGATCAATCAGCCGATTTGAAATTAGAATTTAATACCGAATACAGAGCAAAACTTTTTAGTATTGTAAGAGGTGCAGTATTTTTGGATGCCGGTAATATCTGGCTTTTGCATGCTGATCCCAACAAACCCGGAGCTGAAATTTCAAAAGATTTTATGAAAGAAATTGCTGTTGGTGCAGGGGCCGGTTTACGTTTTGATTTGTCATTCTTGATTTTAAGAACAGATTTAGCAATTCCACTAAGAAATCCAGCTCTTCCAGACGGACAAAGATGGGTTATTGACGACATAAATTTCGGAAGCAGTTCCTGGAGAAAAGACAACCTGATCCTGAATATCGCTATTGGATATCCTTTCTAA